A genomic stretch from Podospora pseudoanserina strain CBS 124.78 chromosome 3, whole genome shotgun sequence includes:
- a CDS encoding hypothetical protein (COG:C; EggNog:ENOG503NUSR): MDSSKPQYSLRRVGHPFTKDYQVYFERNADKIAVSPFHDIPLHHDEARNVFNMVVEVPRWTNAKFEISRGKNMNPITQDTLDGNPRFTRSCFPYKGYIWNYGALPQTWEDPHYTDPDTDAKGDNDPIDACEIGRAIAKTGDVKQVKILGVLGLLDEGETDWKLIVIDVTDPLADKLHDISDVEKHLPGLLDATRDWFRIYMVPNGYPPNEYALEGKFMDKAYALKVVKECSEAWRRLVHGKVEKGDISLHNTTLSGTPGKLDPKDVGLPADENLSPAPVPQELEEWFYVDRERLEDDKKLVHGDDSLCITLDLA; encoded by the exons ATGGACTCGTCCAAACCACAATACTCGCTCCGCCGAGTCGGCCACCCCTTCACCAAGGACTACCAGGTCTATTTTGAGCGCAATGCCGACAAAATCGCTGTTTCTCCATTCCATGACATCCCACTGCATCACGATGAAGCCCGGAACGTGTTCAATATGGTGGTTGAAGTGCCAAGATGGACGAATGCCAAGTTTGAG ATATCAAGAGGCAAGAACATGAACCCCATCACACAAGACACCTTGGATGGAAACCCACGATTCACGAGAAGTTGCTTTCCTTACAAAGGGTACATATGGAACTATGGTGCTCTTCCTCAG ACATGGGAAGACCCGCACTACACAGACCCCGACACTGATGCCAAGGGTGATAATGATCCCATCGACGCCTGTGAGATCGGCCGTGCGATAGCGAAAACTGGAGACGTCAAACAAGTGAAGATTCTTGGTGTCCTAGGCCTGCTGGATGAAGGCGAGACAGACTGGAAGCTGATTGTTATCGATGTGACTGACCCGTTGGCCGACAAATTGCACGACATTAGCGACGTAGAGAAGCATCTGCCGGGATTGTTGGATGCGACAAGAGATTGGTTCAGGATCTACATGGTTCCTAACGGGTACCCTCCGAATGAATATGCGTTGGAGGGCAAGTTCATGGACAAGGCGTACGCTCTCAAGGTTGTGAAGGAGTGCAGTGAGGCGTGGAGAAGATTGGTGCATGGGaaggttgagaagggggatATCTCACT ACACAACACAACTCTGTCAGGCACACCTGGAAAGTTGGATCCCAAGGATGTCGGTTTGCCGGCTGATGAGAATCTGTCTCCTGCGCCGGTTCCGCAAGAATTGGAGGAGTGGTTTTATGTTGACCGAGAAAGACTTGAAGATGACAAGAAACTCGTGCATGGGGATGATAGCTTGTGCATTACATTGGACCTGGCATAG
- a CDS encoding hypothetical protein (EggNog:ENOG503NZ4W; COG:U): protein MDEFEERGPRRAHGGPYTSKHPVPTIRGYREHRAEIKQRQEQAAANEIEAIPTGDNNPDDPDDNTTHPAAGGIDSANGNTDLKSKGKRAYQSIKTIAKDEDQNSDKQTPYQSVNRHTIPQDEREALKQQSDADETSAQETATDGDDELETDPKEKSATETAAATISPKEKRKAMKKAHKGKKRRKGRKVTDPVTHLPVVIHDMTDGDLKAVGSDSGVSGLSSDDEGGDEELMQGLFPPPDLKHTKKELGRVYRKALSVYGIAIGVILGLVVLGLGWGAVLEQRQNWTQSTFITATAVIAVTALATIGLAQGLSFWISKKVDQILEDQVWDADREQEMSLNNRSSDNLPESVAWLNSLLGSIWPLINPDLFASLIDTLEDVMQASLPKVIRMVSVDDIGQGSEGVRILGVKWLPTAKAAESVSHDDGDGEEEMEAEEGDFVNLELALAYRAQKSGKTIKSKAKNAHLYLKFYLPGGLAVPVWVELKGLVGVMRFRLQLTPDPPFFELCTLTFLGQPRADISCVPLSKHNLNLMNVPFISGFVQSAMDAALAEYVAPKSLTLNLKDMLVGDDFKKDTVSRGVVAVHIDRARGFKEGDSGLGFIKPGSSDSYVSVSWGKFGKPVGSTRIIKSDQSPNWNEWIFVLVSPDEINAEETLRIQLWDSDKHTADDDLGKVEVTLKELMHGQDTRNKMCEREDDLHADDPDEKLPGQLKWSVGYFSKAHIQQCQLDRQTVDPSIRTVEDLKKKTKEQTKYKLREALDAGSEEETDELAQQEVQDLKEMEDIMIISAPPPQGYPSGILSIQIHNITGLEVAKLNRDRSADSNSGGNQIEEEGEAGDGDAPDGYCTIILNHVQVYKTRTKPKNAHPFFNAGTERFIRDWKTAEVMISVRDSREGESDPLLGVVYLPLRKVFADRSQVMGTWPLAGGIGYGRVRVSMVWRSVKLNMVKEIGTGWEYGTLEVKAPIKPAGGLDQELMKKWNKIKIKTKIGKEKMHFSSEIDAWRPKRQSKENVFVGVSNRYATSLVLEFKDTSKVMGEDAVALAVLWLGDIPDEEETTVRLKIWKGGKKQLKRARGCADYEGLEDGEEAFGEVELTVRLWRGLSGYHKHIGGKSNNKSSCIRSVLEVLDTVNDEKMIEYYDDSESGSDSSSDSESSSSSDSDFGEDGGQGAPRKGDPNEEAEKRKMLRKAGQDSTTEYSSEEDGQSGNGNPIKPVKRAKTKIKKRASSLVDGKDGSDDDGKRGPISQLQDYKRHHKQLHRKHRGVMQWKAARSVGWMADKVKDGKSKVQGLVHHSDKEQGIETEV from the coding sequence ATGGACGAGTTTGAAGAACGCGGCCCTCGCCGCGCCCATGGCGGTCCATACACATCCAAACACCCAGTCCCGACCATTAGGGGATACCGTGAACACCGTGCTGAGATCAAGCAGCGCCAGGAGCAGGCCGCTGCCAACGAAATCGAGGCCATTCCCACAGGTGACAACAATCCAGATGACCCAGACGACAACACGACCCATCCAGCCGCCGGTGGCATCGACTCAGCAAACGGCAATACTGATTTAAAGTCCAAAGGCAAGCGAGCCTATCAATCCATCAAAACCATCGCCAAAGACGAGGATCAAAACAGTGACAAGCAAACGCCCTACCAGTCAGTCAATCGACACACCATCCCACAAGACGAAAGAGAGGCACTCAAACAGCAATCAGATGCCGATGAAACTTCCGCCCAAGAGACAGCCACTGACGGGGATGACGAGCTGGAAACTGATCCAAAGGAAAAGTCCGCAACAGAAACCGCGGCTGCGACCATCTCACCGAAAGAAAAGCGCAAAGCGATGAAGAAGGCACACAAGGGGAAGAAGCgaagaaagggaagaaaggTTACCGACCCAGTGACGCATTTACCGGTGGTGATTCACGACATGACGGACGGGGATTTGAAAGCCGTGGGGTCGGACTCAGGGGTGTCGGGGTTAtcaagtgatgatgagggtggagatgaggAGCTGATGCAGGGACTGTTCCCACCGCCAGACTTGAAGCACACGAAGAAGGAGTTGGGTAGGGTATACAGGAAGGCGCTGAGTGTCTACGGCATCGCCATTGGGGTGATTCTCGGGTTGGTAGTGTTAGGCCTAGGATGGGGAGCGGTCCTTGAACAACGACAGAACTGGACACAGTCCACTTTTATCACAGCAACCGCCGTCATTGCAGTCACAGCTCTTGCTACCATCGGACTCGCGCAAGGTCTCTCATTCTGGATCTCGAAGAAAGTCGACCAAATTCTAGAAGATCAAGTTTGGGACGCGGATCGAGAACAAGAGATGTCGCTAAACAACAGATCATCCGACAATCTACCCGAGTCTGTTGCCTGGCTGAACTCGCTGCTCGGTTCCATTTGGCCACTCATCAACCCCGACCTATTTGCCTCCCTGATCGATACACTGGAAGATGTCATGcaagcctccctccccaaagtCATCAGGATGGTGAGTGTGGATGACATCGGTCAAGGCAGCGAAGGTGTGCGCATCTTGGGTGTCAAATGGCTGCCCACGGCCAAAGCAGCCGAGTCAGTGAGCCATGacgatggggatggagaagaagaaatggaggccgaggaaggtGATTTTGTCAACTTGGAACTGGCACTTGCATACCGGGCGCAGAAGTCGGGGAAGACGATCAAGTCCAAGGCGAAAAACGCCCACCTGTACCTCAAATTCTACCTGCCTGGTGGGCTGGCTGTGCCTGTTTGGGTGGAActgaaggggttggtgggtgtgATGAGGTTCAGGCTGCAGCTTACCCCTGATCCGCCATTCTTTGAGCTCTGCACTCTCACCTTCTTGGGGCAACCCAGGGCGGACATCTCTTGTGTACCGCTGTCGAAGCACAATCTCAACCTCATGAACGTGCCCTTTATCTCGGGATTCGTGCAGTCGGCTATGGATGCAGCATTGGCGGAATACGTTGCTCCCAAGTCACTGACGCTGAACCTCAAAGACATGCTTGTCGGGGACGACTTCAAGAAGGACACCGTCTCCAGGGGCGTCGTGGCGGTGCATATCGATCGGGCCAGGGGGTTCAAGGAGGGTGATAGTGGCTTGGGTTTTATCAAGCCCGGCTCCAGCGATTCGTATGTCTCGGTTTCTTGGGGAAAGTTTGGGAAGCCGGTTGGTTCGACACGAATCATCAAGAGCGACCAATCGCCAAACTGGAACGAGTGGATATTTGTGCTGGTGTCGCCAGATGAGATCAACGCGGAGGAAACACTCAGGATTCAGCTCTGGGACTCGGACAAGCATACCGCCGATGACGATTTGGGAAAGGTGGAAGTGACTCTGAAGGAGTTGATGCACGGCCAAGACACGAGAAATAAGATGtgtgagagggaggatgaccTGCACGCGGACGATCCTGACGAGAAGCTGCCGGGGCAGTTGAAGTGGTCGGTGGGGTACTTTTCCAAGGCACATATCCAACAATGCCAACTTGACCGACAAACCGTCGACCCATCGATTCGGACTGTTGAGGatctgaagaagaaaaccaagGAGCAGACAAAGTACAAGCTAAGAGAGGCGCTTGACGCCGGCTCGGAAGAAGAAACGGACGAACTAGCCCAGCAAGAGGTACAGGATCTGAAAGAGATGGAGGATATAATGATCatctctgctcctcccccacaagGATATCCGAGCGGAATCTTAAGTATCCAGATTCACAACATCACGGGGCTGGAGGTGGCCAAGCTCAACCGCGACCGTTCGGCCGATTCAAATTCGGGCGGAAACCAgattgaggaagaaggggaggctGGGGACGGGGATGCACCCGACGGCTACTgcaccatcatcctcaaccatgTCCAGGTGTATAAGACCCGAACGAAGCCTAAAAATGCGCAtcccttcttcaacgccgGAACGGAGCGGTTTATCAGGGACTGGAAGACTGCCGAGGTTATGATCTCTGTCAGAGATAGCCGAGAAGGGGAGAGCGATCCTCTTTTGGGAGTGGTGTACCTGCCATTGCGAAAGGTGTTTGCCGACAGGAGCCAAGTCATGGGAACATGGCCTCTTGCGGGTGGGATCGGCTATGGCCGTGTCAGGGTCAGCATGGTCTGGAGGAGCGTGAAGCTGAACATGGTCAAGGAAATTGGGACCGGATGGGAGTATGGGACTCTGGAGGTCAAAGCACCCATCAAGCCTGCGGGTGGTTTGGATCAGGAGCTCATGAAGAAGTGGAACAAAATAAAGATCAAGACCAAGattggaaaggaaaagatgCACTTCTCTTCAGAAATTGACGCGTGGAGACCCAAGAGACAGAGCAAGGAGAATGTCTTTGTCGGCGTTTCGAACCGATATGCAACTTCGTTAGTGCTTGAGTTCAAGGATACGAGCAAGGTTATGGGAGAGGATGCCGTTGCCTTGGCTGTCTTGTGGCTGGGAGACATCcccgatgaggaggagacgacTGTCAGGCTCAAAATCTGGAAGGGCGGTAAAAAGCAGCTGAAGCGGGCAAGGGGGTGTGCCGATTATGAAGGACTGGAGGACGGCGAAGAGGCTTTCGGTGAAGTGGAGCTGACGGTCAGGTTGTGGAGAGGACTGAGCGGTTATCACAAGCATATTGGAGGAAAGTCGAACAACAAATCATCATGTATCAGGAGCGTACTGGAAGTCTTGGACACGGTGAATGACGAGAAGATGATTGAGTATTATGATGACTCAGAGTCAGGGTCTGATTCCTCCTCAGACTCAGAGTCATCTTCCAGCTCAGATTCGGACTTTGGGGAAGACGGCGGTCAGGGTGCACCACGAAAGGGAGATCCAAATGAGGAAGCTGAGAAGCGAAAGATGCTTCGCAAGGCGGGCCAGGATAGTACGACTGAGTACTCttcagaagaagacggaCAGTCGGGGAATGGAAACCCCATCAAGCCTGTCAAGAGGGCAAAAACAAAGATCAAGAAGCGAGCGTCATCGTTGGTGGATGGAAAGGACGGcagcgatgatgatgggaaacGGGGGCCGATTTCTCAGCTGCAGGACTACAAGAGGCATCACAAGCAGCTTCACCGCAAGCACAGAGGTGTCATGCAGTGGAAGGCCGCTAGGTCGGTGGGTTGGATGGCGGACAAGgtcaaggatgggaagagcaAAGTTCAGGGGCTCGTGCATCATAGTGATAAGGAGCAGGGGATTGAGACCGAGGTGTAG
- a CDS encoding hypothetical protein (EggNog:ENOG503NZ5N; COG:S) — MDISNLTPSSQEAKFLHIPYEERWKALKPIIIPLYLEARGSNGKGLTISQIADFMKCHYQFHGAEKKEIVAAIGKRPSHEFSTSHVKLANGRALDKKQMKRYLSDQIRHQSIDPILPGV, encoded by the exons ATGGACATCAGCAATCTGACCCCTTCGTCCCAGGAGGCCAAGTTCCTTCATATTCCGTATGAGGAGCGTTGGAAGGCGTTGAAACCCATCATTATCCCCCTCTACCTGGAAGCCCGCGGTTCCAACGGCAAAGGCTTGACAATAAGCCAAATTGCCGATTTCATGAAGTGCCATTATCAGTTCCACGGCGC CGAGAAGAAAGAGATTGTTGCAGCCATTGGCAAGCGACCCAGTCATGAGTTCAGCACATCACACGTCAAGTTGGCCAACGGCAGGGCTCTGGACAAGAAGCAGATGAAGAGATACCTCAGTGATCAGATTCGACACCAGTCGATTGATCCCATTTTGCCAGGAGTGTAA
- a CDS encoding hypothetical protein (EggNog:ENOG503P4T0; COG:S) → MASLSSRPQCGISLWDHRLWTHNKSVLDIPPDNSDRLKDTHLEDSEDDDVEDDGGDSGLNQDIKSHPDDAWLKHMDAPHSCHLCSNVVILEDRLPVHAFSQGSRCILRLSMSDKRMWKAGEKCPLFRYLCSVFQERRHLRPHRYSTYAAVASDVEVGKSASAGTSPRKDLFIGVRDGKIKFLYRWPRFRCDDEDSPAGDALLPLPEALIYTRVMSDWAYSKAKAWIDDCTLHHVSCRLEPSGFVPTRLLDVTAIIDNKIRLVESKSVPNIGNHARWAALSYVWGGLQPVRTLKANIEDHHKGIPLAKLPPTIQHAIAVCQNIAIPHLWIDCLCIIQDDNDDLAVELQSMAQIYQYSTVTINAASADSVHKGFLQDRPIYFYEDTVHPVQISFRPSKSSPNPNTTALLLKANNSYGLEDLDPIRTRGWTYQERKLPVRSLHYSTAGLEWSCRHVVATTVTGANKRDDPLSRDLPVVPGQALAPWSRIVSDYTNRKLSFPGDKITAVSAIAAIYEQEQKKTYVAGLWKEDMPACLVWSVMASGMRPRYGVYTGPSWSWASTDSHVSFKTEEEDEEGVVFYGTVLKAEAEPVMPKARFAAVKSASLVIRGRVHRVSLRVDFETVESDIEGVVSKEKKANVTVTAAGAYADKIGVNLDAWEDGWAGDSGSAVVDVLLMPLFERTLHDPDIGMSNWGGLVVVETEKGAYRRIGYFEEYFYKRTVGRVTFADFIVGAELRDVLLV, encoded by the exons ATGGCTTCACTCTCAAGTAGGCCCCAGTGTGGCATCAGTCTGTGGGATCACCGCCTGTGGACCCACAACAAAAGCGTCCTCGACATACCGCCGGACAACTCTGACAGGCTAAAAGACACCCATCTCGAGGAcagtgaggatgacgatgtggAAGACGACGGCGGCGATTCTGGACTGAATCAAGACATCAAGAGCCACCCGGACGACGCGTGGCTTAAACACATGGACGCGCCTCACTCTTGCCATCTTTGCAGCAACGTCGTTATTCTGGAAGATCGACTGCCCGTCCATGCTTTCAGTCAAGGTAGTCGGTGTATTCTCCGTCTTTCCATGTCAGACAAACGGATGTGGAAAGCGGGGGAGAAGTGTCCGTTGTTTCGCTATCTCTGTTCGGTGTTTCAAGAAAGACGGCACCTTCGCCCACATAGATACTCGACTTATGCTGCTGTGGCGAGCGATGTGGAGGTTGGAAAGAGTGCAAGCGCGGGGACGAGCCCAAGGAAGGATCTGTTTATTGGCGTTCGAGATGGGAAAATCAAGTTCTTGTACCGCTGGCCCAGGTTTCGATGTGATGACGAGGATTCACCCGCTGGCGATGCCCTTCTACCGTTGCCGG AAGCTCTCATTTATACTCGTGTGATGTCCGACTGGGCCTATTCCAAAGCCAAGGCGTGGATTGACGACTGCACCTTGCACCACGTCAGCTGTCGACTAGAGCCATCCGGTTTTGTTCCTACAAGGCTGTTGGATGTCACGGCGATCATCGATAACAAGATTCGCCTTGTCGAGTCGAAATCAGTGCCGAATATCGGGAATCATGCTAGATGGGCGGCTCTGAGCTACGTCTGGGGTGGTTTACAACCCGTGCGTACCCTCAAGGCGAATATCGAGGACCATCACAAAGGCATCCCGCTAGCCAAACTTCCACCCACCATCCAGCACGCCATTGCAGTCTGCCAAAACATTGCAATCCCCCATCTCTGGATTGACTGTCTCTGCATCATCCaagacgacaacgacgacctGGCAGTCGAGCTCCAGTCCATGGCCCAAATCTACCAGTACTCCACAGTGACCATAaacgccgcctccgccgacTCGGTTCACAAAGGATTCCTCCAAGACCGCCCCATCTACTTTTACGAGGACACCGTCCACCCAGTGCAGATCAGTTTCCGGCCGTCCAAGAgcagccccaaccccaacaccaccgccctcctcctcaaagccAACAACAGCTACGGCCTCGAAGACCTGGACCCCATCCGCACCCGCGGCTGGACCTACCAAGAACGTAAACTCCCCGTCCGCTCCCTCCACTACTCCACCGCCGGCCTCGAATGGTCCTGTCGCCACGTCGTCGCCACCACCGTGACCGGCGCCAACAAACGCGACGATCCCTTATCGCGTGACCTCCCCGTTGTCCCCGGCCAAGCGCTCGCCCCATGGTCGAGGATTGTATCAGATTACACCAACCGCAAGCTGTCCTTTCCCGGCGACAAGATCACCGCCGTGTCCGCCATCGCGGCGATTTACGAGCAGGAGCAGAAAAAGACGTATGTGGCTGGGTTGTGGAAGGAGGACATGCCCGCCTGTCTTGTCTGGTCTGTCATGGCGAGCGGGATGAGGCCCCGGTACGGGGTGTACACTGGGCCTAGCTGGTCCTGGGCGTCGACGGACTCGCATGTGTCGTTCAAGacggaggaagaagatgaagaaggggttgTCTTCTATGGGACGGTTCTCAAGGCTGAGGCTGAGCCGGTGATGCCTAAGGCAAGGTTTGCGGCGGTGAAGAGTGCTTCGTTGGTGATTAGGGGGAGGGTTCATCGGGTTAGTTTGAGGGTTGATTTTGAGACCGTGGAGTCAGACattgagggtgttgtttcgaaagaaaagaaggcgaATGTGACGGTCACGGCTGCGGGGGCATATGCAGATAAGATTGGGGTTAACCTTGATGCttgggaggatgggtgggCGGGGGATTCCGGGTCTGCTGTTGTGGAcgtgttgttgatgccgtTGTTCGAACGGACATTGCATGATCCGGACATTGGGATGTCGAACTGGGgaggtttggtggttgtcgaAACTGAGAAAGGAGCTTATCGCAGGATTGGGTACTTTGAAGAGTACTTTTACAAGAGGACCGTCGGAAGAGTGACGTTTGCCGATTTTATTGTCGGGGCTGAGTTGAGGGATGTCTTGTTGGTGTAA
- a CDS encoding hypothetical protein (EggNog:ENOG503NTWC): TEDKRSKRTQFSLQYRRPREFTTLGPECTFPLPFQTQATSYFDQNFSVRHGEIMDDSDPDQIDYNDPACFSRLLGPGLSVPTYQSPAAVRKQARERSQTIHDTSAALRDVVIRHEDTIQKRWMKKSRQQRLKILLECWPGMAAIHRPDFDAFRKENGQLRSGGTRYRDHYLWPYINQEDLCKPKNILLLLNARARHHASAFAAADITAIRLGMTSTAIVPIYLNEYVMMLNGATDVDNYGKVIHWDDHEDAFDWMHTQKQFLPGEGLLVLEIQERILKFLLAFCKAVLRDIPVEALKSDTYQIQPEPHLKTEIETNGFDSLAVMAAEAPYRLPARIDFARIDLLLEAKVSAAKDHIWALREDPDYFANRVNDIKDHRQEMLKDTKGNIHPALRPGRQNILGARVVGNLIVEAYSELEIFAELHRQGKELRLLHEKYASQLSPSEDLPKELLGHILTFRYFLTQAAKGPLSQLLHNVSASPPLRRLFVRQPPPDATTSKIAIMSVNESKRTAVEGRLLWLLNTLWENGRRLFLAGMPLILDELQRFLEAEPEAANLVSSRIAEMISNASIISQCLSQLDQFQPWARSFENAEEDQLGEIQQKFTVWAKPLGNIIHGLQEQYLLPVADLASTSQKRFFYPVEKRRTKDTVEALRQAEGNLDRFWQVADKIVDSRCKHLEGTAARALFSGNRVLQRTPEWVPQTSTETPADKKVGPVETVDSVEELSKPLSTLYFGSNSGQRISQEPKSKTKTKTKGLPSSDQTAPLTTPLPIEASEPAPTIAVDPRSLKVFRTLFFNPGVTSSPGEIPWQDFVHAMTSTGLFAAEKLYGSAWQFQRLDSKSQTRIQFHQPHPSGKIPFTNARRMGRRLTRAFGWVGEMFVAKGE, encoded by the exons ACCGAGGATAAG CGATCCAAACGGACGCAGTTTAGTTTGCAGTACAGACGACCCAGGGAATTCACTACTTTAGGGCCGGAATGCACATTTCCCCTCCCATTTCAAACTCAAGCAACTTCCTACTTTGATCAGAATTTCTCTGTCAGACACGGAGAGATCATGGACGACTCCGACCCCGACCAGATCGACTACAATGATCCCGCTTGCTTTTCACGGCTTTTGGGACCTGGTCTTTCCGTTCCAACCTACCAATCCCCAGCTGCTGTCCGCAAGCAAGCCAGGGAGCGATCGCAAACCATCCATGATACATCCGCAGCTCTTCGTGACGTTGTGATACGGCATGAGGACACTATCCAGAAGCGATGGATGAAGAAGTCCAGGCAGCAGAGGCTGAAGATCTTGCTTGAGTGTTGGCCTGGCATGGCCGCCATCCACCGCCCGGACTTTGATGCCTTTCGGAAAGAGAACGGCCAGCTGCGCAGCGGTGGGACCAGATACCGGGACCATTACCTGTGGCCTTACATCAACCAGGAGGACTTGTGCAAGCCCAAGAAtatcctgctccttctcaatGCGCGGGCTCGCCATCATGCCTCCGCATTTGCCGCTGccgacatcaccgccatccgtTTGGGCATGACCTCAACCGCCATCGTTCCGATCTATCTCAACGAGTATGTCATGATGTTGAATGGCGCCACTGACGTCGACAACTATGGCAAAGTCATCCACTGGGATGATCATGAGGACGCGTTCGACTGGATGCATACTCAAAAACAGTTTCTACCTGGTGAAGGCCTGCTCGTGCTGGAGATCCAAGAGCGCATCCTGAAGTTTCTGTTGGCTTTCTGCAAAGCCGTTCTTCGTGATATACCAGTGGAGGCCTTGAAAAGCGATACGTACCAGATCCAACCTGAACCCCATCTCAAGACGGAAATCGAGACCAACGGATTCGACTCGCTTGCCGTCATGGCCGCCGAAGCACCCTATCGACTCCCAGCCCGGATCGACTTTGCGCGGATTGACTTGCTGCTCGAGGCCAAGGTATCCGCCGCCAAGGACCACATATGGGCGTTGAGAGAAGACCCCGACTATTTTGCCAACCGGGTAAACGACATCAAAGACCACAGACAGGAGATGCTGAAGGACACCAAGGGCAACATCCATCCGGCTCTTCGCCCAGGTCGGCAGAACATCTTAGGGGCACGCGTCGTTGGCAATCTGATCGTTGAAGCCTATTCTGAGCTTGAAATATTCGCTGAACTGCACCGTCAAGGTAAAGAGCTACGCCTCCTACATGAGAAGTACGCCAGCCAGCTGTCACCCTCTGAAGACCTGCCAAAAGAGCTCCTCGGCCACATTCTTACGTTTCGCTATTTTCTCACCCAGGCGGCCAAAGGTCCACTGTCTCAGCTGCTTCATAATGTCTCTGCCTCCCCCCCGCTGCGCAGGCTATTTGTTCGCCAACCGCCCCCCGACGCCACCACTTCCAAAATAGCCATCATGTCCGTCAACGAGTCCAAGCGAACCGCGGTCGAAGGCCGTCTGCTGTggctcctcaacaccctATGGGAAAATGGAAGGAGATTGTTTCTTGCTGGAATGCCCTTGATTCTGGATGAACTACAGCGTTTTCTGGAAGCCGAACCCGAAGCTGCGAATCTTGTTTCATCTCGTATTGCCGAAATGATCAGTAATGCTTCCATTATCAGCCAGTGTCTCAGCCAGCTCGATCAATTCCAGCCTTGGGCGCGAAGCTTTGAGAACGCAGAGGAGGACCAGCTGGGTGAGATTCAACAGAAATTTACGGTCTGGGCCAAACCGCTTGGGAACATCATCCACGGTCTTCAAGAGCAATACTTGCTTCCTGTAGCCGACTTGGCCAGCACCTCCCAAAAGCGTTTCTTCTATCCTGTTGAGAAACGCCGAACAAAAGACACAGTTGAGGCTCTGCGGCAAGCAGAGGGAAACCTAGACCGCTTCTGGCAGGTGGCTGACAAGATTGTGGACTCAAGGTGCAAGCATTTGGAGGGCACAGCCGCCAGAGCTCTCTTCTCTGGAAACCGTGTGTTGCAACGAACCCCCGAGTGGGTTCCGCAGACCAGTACAGAAACACCTGCGGACAAGAAGGTTGGGCCCGTCGAGACCGTTGACAGTGTGGAGGAACTGAGCAAACCCCTTTCGACGCTGTACTTTGGATCTAACTCGGGCCAGAGGATATCACAAGAGCCCAAGTCAAAGACCAAGACCAAAACCAAGGGGTTGCCGTCGTCCGACCAGACAGCTCCCTTGACGACTCCTTTGCCTATCGAAGCCTCCGAGCCGGCGCCCACCATCGCGGTTGACCCCCGCTCCCTCAAGGTTTTCCGTACATTGTTCTTCAACCCCGGTGTGACTTCCTCCCCAGGCGAAATCCCTTGGCAAGACTTTGTGCACGCCATGACCTCGACTGGGCTGTTCGCAGCTGAAAAGCTCTATGGCTCGGCCTGGCAGTTCCAGAGGCTGGACAGCAAATCGCAGACGAGAATCCAGTTTCACCAGCCGCATCCTAGTGGGAAGATTCCGTTCACGAATGCCaggagaatggggaggagacTGACCAGGGCATTcgggtgggttggtgaaaTGTTTGTGGCGAAGGGGGAGTGA